The proteins below are encoded in one region of Syngnathus acus chromosome 2, fSynAcu1.2, whole genome shotgun sequence:
- the kansl2 gene encoding KAT8 regulatory NSL complex subunit 2 — translation MNRIRIHVLPSSRNRLTQQPTRPQEAQTCAFLQRPCSQPRLDGLEFCIKHILEDKSAPYKQCNYVSAKNGKRCPNAAPKVERKDGVTFCAEHARRNAMALRAQMKKASSGPSPEMLLSQLSGYSRAETRGLDRGHSEASRILDEDSPMSEEEQSPLALDQTWRGDPESEADSIDSDHEDPLKHAGVYTAEEVALFTREKLIRLQSLYIDQFKRLQHLLKEKKRRYLHNRKIEHETIGSSLLTGAEGLSMKERENLKKLKALRRYRRRYGVEALLHRQLRERRQTVTEGAPQAHTRAVQEKCVSLVDGSRCSNPCLPLTRHCFSHIFQDSNQVLFKSCPGTKDIPCERTVHMGQSDDPRCHLHLPLPPPMYRPEWEPPQQEHPSPVARELYLSAAELRPTESLPLEFSDDLDVEGDGTQGPPSPLQFDTALALEDQTIRAIAEAPMDLLTADDPDQVDLDPSGQDDNDIADEQVASEALQAKEDAPR, via the exons ATGAACAGGATTCGAATCCACGTCTTGCCGAGCAGCCGCAACCGGCTGACACAGCAGCCGACGCGTCCGCAGGAGGCTCAGACTTGTGCCTTCTTGCAGCGGCCGTGCTCGCAGCCCCGCCTGGATGGCTTGGAGTTCTGCATTAAACACATTCTAGAGGACAAAAGCGCCCCCTACAAGCAATGCAATTACGTGTCCGCTAAGAATGGCAAACGCTGCCCCAATGCTGCGCCCAAGGTCGAAAGGAAAGACGG tgtgacATTCTGTGCCGAGCATGCCCGCAGGAACGCCATGGCCCTTCGTGCTCAGATGAAAAAGGCGTCGTCCGGTCCGTCACCAGAGATGCTGTTGTCCCAGCTGAGCGGATACAGCCGTGCCGAGACGCGTGGCCTCGATAGAGGTCACTCCGAAGCCAGTCGTATTCTCG ATGAGGACAGTCCAATGAGCGAGGAGGAGCAGAGTCCGTTGGCACTGGACCAGACGTGGAGAGGCGACCCCGAAAGTGAAGCAGACAGCATTGATAGTGACCATGAAGATCCTCTCAA ACATGCTGGCGTGTACACGGCAGAGGAGGTGGCGCTCTTCACTCGAGAGAAACTCATCAGGCTGCAGTCCCTCTACATTGACCAATTCAAACGTCTCCAGCATCTGCTCAAGGAGAAAAAGCGCAGATATCTACACAACCGCAAAATCGAGCACGAAACCATCG GAAGCAGTCTTTTGACGGGAGCCGAAGGCCTGTCCATGAAGGAGAGGGAGAACCTGAAAAAACTCAAGGCTCTTCGTCGTTACCGTCGTCGCTATGGCGTGGAAGCTCTGCTCCACCGCCAGCTGAGAGAGCGAAGACAGACGGTGACCGAGGGAGCTCCTCAG GCGCACACACGAGCAGTGCAGGAGAAATGCGTTTCCTtggtggatggaagtcgatgCTCGAATCCCTGCCTTCCTCTGACACGCCACTGTTTCTCCC ACATTTTCCAGGACAGCAACCAGGTTCTTTTCAAAAGTTGTCCGGGCACCAAGGACATCCCGTGTGAGCGTACGGTGCACATGGGCCAGTCGGACGATCCCCGTTGCCATCTTCACCTCCCCCTCCCGCCACCCATGTACAGGCCAGAGTGGGAGCCCCCCCAGCAGGAGCATCCCAGCCCCGTTGCCAGAGAACTGTACCTGAGCGCCGCTGAGCTTCGGCCCACCGAGAGCCTTCCTCTGGAGTTCAGCGAT GACCTGGACGTGGAAGGAGACGGGACGCAGGGGCCGCCGTCCCCCCTGCAGTTCGACACTGCGTTGGCCCTGGAGGACCAGACCATTCGAGCCATTGCCGAGGCACCGATGGATCTCCTAACCGCGGACGACCCGGATCAGGTAGATCTGGACCCGTCGGGACAGGACGACAACGACATTGCGGATGAGCAG GTGGCATCCGAGGCGTTGCAAGCCAAAGAAGACGCGCCCAGATGA